The Elusimicrobiota bacterium DNA window AGCCGCTTCTTCCTCGTCACCCTCATCTTCGGGGGGCTGCTCGTCTACATGAGTCTCCTCCTCGGCGTCCTCGCCGCCGACCAGGAGCTGCGCGTCCTCCTCGACTTCGGACTCGCCGCCATCGAGCTCCTCACGACCGCGGCCGTCGCCTTCGCCGCGGCCAGCGCCCTGCTCCGGGAGATGGAGACGAAGACGCTCTATCTGATCCTCTCGCGCCCGGTCCCGCGCACCGCCTACATCGCCGGAGGCTGGGCGGGCCTGGTCGCCTCCGCGTTCTGCGCCGTCCTGCTCATGGGCGGCCTCCACGTCGCGCTCATGACGAGCAAGGGCTGGCACTGGGAGAACGCCTACGCGGTCGCGCTGCTCGGCATCCTCCTGAAGACCTCGCTGACGGCCTCGCTGGCCTCCCTGCTGTCCCTGGTCTCGACCTCGACGGTCTCGGGGCTGCTCATGACCGCGGTCGCGTGGACGCTCGGCCACTTCACCTCGGAGATGCGCGGGCTCCTCGCGCGCGACGCCCTCCGGGCGAAGACGATGGGAGCGCTCGTCTACCTCGTCCCCGACCTCGAGCGCCTGAACTTCCGGGACCGGCTCGGCGGCGCTCCCGAGCCCCTGTTCTGGGCCTGTCTCTACGCGGCGCTCTACAGCGCGGTCTGCCTGGGACTGACGACGGCCCTCTTCCGCCGCCGGGAGTTCTGATGGAGGAGCGGGGCTTCGCGCGCTCGGCGGCCGCGTCGGCGCTCTCCGTCGTCGCCGCGCTCGCGCTCATCGCCGCGCTCAACGCCGGCGTCTCACGGGTCTCCCCGGAGGCGGCGCTCCCGGCGGTCGCGGAGCTGCGCTCCGCGCCCGAGGACCTGGTGCGCGACGCGAGCATGCTCGTCATGGGCATGCGCCGCCTCGCCGCGGACCTCACCTTCGTGCAGCTCATCCTCTACTACGGCTCGCCCGACAGCCGCGGGGAGGAGGATCCCGCGGAGCACGGCCGCCCGGGGCACGCGCACCGGGACTTCGCCGCGGGAGCGTACGCCGAGCTCCTGGCGCGCGTGCGCCGCGTGCTCGCGCTCGACCCCCGCTTCGAGTACGCGGCGTTCCACGTCGCCGGCGCGCTGGCGTTCAACCAGAACCGGCCGGACGAGGCCCTCGTCCTCCTCGAGGAGGCGCGCGGGCGACGTCCGGAGAACTGGCGCTACGCCGCCTACATCGCCGCGATCGGCTTCCATAAGAAGGGCGACGCGGAGAGCGTCCTGAAGGCTCTGGCGCAGTCCCTCGCCGAGCCCGACTGCCCGACGATGGTGCGGCACATGGCCGCCTATCTCAACGAGAAGGCCGGTCACCGCGTCGAGGCGGCGTCCCTCTACCGGGAGCTCCTCGCCTCCCGCGACGAGAACTACCACGAGATCGCGCGGCGCGGCCTGCGCCGCCTCGGCGCCCTTTAAGAGCGAACGCTCGTTCAGCTACCTGGGCCCCCCGGCCCAGCGCGGCATGGGTCGATTAATCTCGGCCTCCGGGGTCCCTCGGCCCATACGCGCGGACGGCGGCGGGGTTAAACTCCTCCTATAGATGTTGACGCTCGACAACCGCGGACGTTGAGCGTCATCAAGCGCAAGGGAGAACACGAGCGTGAACTACGACCCCCGCCTTCGTCCCATGAACGCCGCCGCCTTCGCCGCCCTGCTCGCCGCCGCGCAGGGCTTTTCGACTCCCGCCGCCGCCCAGGTGAAGACCGGGGCCGCGCCGGTCGTGAGCGGTTCGATCGCCGTGCCGGCCGCGGTCGCCGCCGCGAGCCTGCGGGGCGCTCCGGGGACCGTCGGCTTCACGACGAACCTCCAGGCCGTCGTCCTGCCGACCCTCTCCCCCCTTCCTTCCCTCACGCTCAAGGGGACGGCGCTCCCCGCCGTGATCCCTGCGGCGGTCATGAACATGCCCGCCCCGCGTGCCGCCTCGCTGGCGGGCTCCCGCGCCGCCCTCCCCTCCTCCGCGAAGGCCGCGATCGCGGCCGACGGAGTCGCCGTTCCGTCGAATGCCCCCGCTTTCGCCGCCACCGAAGGCGTCGAAGCGAGCGTGCGCTCGATGACCGACTCCAAGGCCTCCGCGGCGCAGGCCCACCAATCCGTTTCCCGCATGTACGACGGCCTCCGCGCGCAGGACGCCGTCCTCCCGGTCGCCGCCGAGAGCGACGGCCCCGCCCCTCGTCCGCGCGTGACCCTCGAGCGGCGCGGCGAACGGGCCGCGCAGGAAGACGTCTGGGAGTCCGCGACCTTCCTGAGCGCTTCGGGCGACCTGGACATCCACTACAAGTTCCGCAAGGCCGAGGGCTCCGAGCGCGTCCCGATGGTCTTCATCGGCGGCCTCGCTCTCGCCGAGAGCTACGACACCCTCTTCGAGACCCAGAAGAAGGCCAAGTCGGACCAGTACTTCGCCTGGCTGCGCGGGCATGCCCCCACCGGGTTCTCGCGCTCGGACAAGGTCTACGAGCAGGACGCGCGCGACATGGCGCGCATGATCGTCCTCGCCGCCGAGCGCTCGGGGACTCAGGCGGTGGACCTCACGCTCCACTCTTACGGCGTCCTCGTCTTCCAGAAGATGGTCCAGCTCCACCGCGACCTCGAAGTGCAGCAGGCCCTGCGTCTGCTCAAGGGCGGGAAGGTGACGATGCTCAACGCCACCACCCACTACGGGAACAGCGAGACCGTCGCCGGCGAGCAGTTCGCGCAGATGGCCAAGATCATCCGCATGATCGTCCAGCAGCTCGACCTCATGGACTCCTACGGCGGCGCGCTGAGCGCGGCGATCAAGGCGAACCCGTTCTCGGCGCCTTTCGTGCTCCCGCAGATCTTCGCCCTCCAGATGCAGCGCAACATGATCCTCGCGCTGGCCTCCAAGGGCGCCGTCGACGAACTGCGCAAGCACCTCGCCGATCCCTGGGACAAGGACATCGACCACGTCCGCGAGCGCATCCGGCAGATCGTGGAGGAGAACTCCGCGAAGCCCGG harbors:
- a CDS encoding ABC transporter permease subunit, which encodes MNDFLLLARHSFREQLRSRFFLVTLIFGGLLVYMSLLLGVLAADQELRVLLDFGLAAIELLTTAAVAFAAASALLREMETKTLYLILSRPVPRTAYIAGGWAGLVASAFCAVLLMGGLHVALMTSKGWHWENAYAVALLGILLKTSLTASLASLLSLVSTSTVSGLLMTAVAWTLGHFTSEMRGLLARDALRAKTMGALVYLVPDLERLNFRDRLGGAPEPLFWACLYAALYSAVCLGLTTALFRRREF